TTGGTTTGTCGCAGATATTCAAAGCATGAAAACGGTATACAGAGGATGGTTACGTCGACGGGAAACACCCCAGTACATTAACAAAGAACACGTTGTGCAGGGCAATCGTGCAAAGTCGTACCAAAGAAAGCGCAACGTGCCTCACAGCGGCAACTTTGTCGATCAGAAGCTCGAAAGAAAGAGGCACCATGTAGCGTTCCACGTCGGCCGGTCCAAACAGATTCACGATCTCCAGCAGCTGGGTGCCCAACTCCTCCCTGAACCTCCAGTTCCAGACATTGTCGGTTTTGAGGAACTCCTTCAGCCTCGGCAGATAGTGACACGCGTCGTCGGGTTTgagtattttcaaaaatgttgcgAGATGCTTGAGCACGCCTATTCTGACCTCGTCTAGGTCTCTGATGAAGGCGTTGTAGATAGGCATGAGATCGGTGGCGGTGAGCTCCTGGCCCAGTATCGCCGCAATCTCGTGTATGCTCGAGGCTAACGTGCTCCTAACTTTATACTGATTCGCGCTGACTAACGACTTGTACGCGTGCCTAAGATAAGGCCAGTTCTCTTTGCCCAACGTGAGTACCACCGCGGGGAAGCTGAACGCGCAATAATGAAGAAGATCGGCGCTCATGTCCCTGCCTTTTTCAGGTTCCGCCATCGAAAGGAACGAATCGATCAGATGCTGTGGCACGATGTCCTCCACGTTCCAGTTGACGGCTGCTTGGAAATTGTTCGCGCAAGGTTCGCTCGTCGGCAACTCGTCCTTGGATGGCTCATTCGCTGGCTGCTCCTCCTCGGAGCACTCGTCCGCCGAGTACTCGTCGGATGGGAACCCGTCTGCTGGGTATTTCACTGCTGGGAACTCGACCACGGGGAACTCAATGGTTAAACAAATGTCGTCGTTCGACGCATTGTCCGACTGCGCTGCGTTGTGTTGCGTCTTCCTGTTCATGTTCTTCTGTGCGTCGGCCTTCTTCGCGGCCTCCACGAGCTCGTCGTCTGGTGGCAGGTCGGGAGCTATATAGTagtataaaaatggactgaaCTTCTCCGTGTCATCTGTAGTTTCCTTGAGCTCCGCATTCTTTGAACGTTCCTTCTGTATCTATTGGAGTAATCAATAAagattaaatgttaaaaatcctaatatgtttcaaaatattgtttgcTTGGGAGTCGTGCGCACCTTCAATCTTAAAGCTTTCATGTATGAAATGTAATCTTCCTCTGACTCGTCGTCGTTCTGCTCGTAAGCTTGTTGTTGGAGTATCACAGACGTGTTGTTGTTCTCCTTAGAGTTGAGGTCCTCGGAATCGAGCGTGAGGCTCCGTATCGCGCACTTCATGGGGAAGATACCCTCGTACGAGTACCTTATACTGTAACACGAACAGGCTAATAGGATCTCCGGCTCTAACATGCGGCTATctcgaagagaaagaaaactcTTTGTACCTGAAACGAGAATCTTGCTGGCTGGTGAACACCAGCTCGCCGTGTTCGTTATAAGTTACTTCGGTGAACTGTTTCGCGAATGTAGATATAAATGGTCCTAAGATTTGGAAGGCAGACATTCGCACCCATCTCGACTCGTCTATAAGATGCGTGGCCAGTAGCTCCGCGCATACTAATCGACAATGCACGAGGGACGTGCAACACACGACCGGCATCATAACGTCCACGCATGCTTTCCTGATGCCCCACACTGTGTCCTGGCACATGTCGGCGAATATGGGGAACTGTAACAACGAACCGAAGGTATTTAGATGTCGATATTCGTTCTGACACGactgttttcgagaaattgttattgttaagAACGAGCATTGGTAATCGATTCGACGCTGCGAGAACTCACCAGTTTCCGATTAATCGCTTTCTTCCCGACAGCTGCGCAAAGCTCCCCGAAGTGCGTGACGCAGATCCTCCTTACGTAAAACTCCTTGTCTCTGCAGAGAGTAATGTACGTGTCCAGAAAAATCTTTTCTGTCAGCTCTTTGCCGATGAGCGGTGCCATCTTGCTCATGAGCTGCGGATCGACATAATTACACGATATACCTCGTACGAATATGGAAAACGAATCAGCGATAGCAAAGCAAACAGAAGGGCAAACGGATATTATAACGGAGGACCGAGAAATGGACACGAGGCAGTTATGGTTAGCCTAATCTATTCGAGATCCACGACTCTTACTGTACGAGTCACGCgacgagcaaaattttatcgaaacaataagagatatatatatatatcgaacgAAGTTTAACCCCTTCAGCTCTCTCCTTGTTTGTTACAGAACTGTTTCTCGATTAAATTGAATCGAGCTACATCGATTCCTAATCTAGGTGGCAATGATGGTAAATGGAGTTATAAATCGCGCCGTTCCGCTCATCAAAGCTGGCTGTGATACGAGTCCAAGCCACCACATCACAACCACTCTGATGGGAGGAACAGTCGAATACGCGCCACTAAACACCTGGAAAAGAATACACGTGCACAATCGAATAAAGGGATGGTCTCGCGGTTGATCGATCGGATCTAACCACGCAAACGGCCGGCGTGAGATCGATCGGTTCCACGACCGTTCGAAATATTATACTTTCGTGACGCCCGCATGTGCGCGCTCGTCGAAATCAGTAGGTCATTGttcaacgataaaattaattgttcacGAGGAGAAGGGCAGACGTGAATCATCCCACGGATTGGATTCTACGCGTCGTTTCGTGGCTGCGTTCATGAGTCgatggttaaatattttagggATTTCGATACAGTTTCAGGATTAACCCAGAGGTAAAActatagtttctttttttaaataggaagGAGGATAATTGTAATGGCTGAGCAAAGCTAAAAGTGAATGGTAAAATTAAGTAATTCCTTAAAGATGAAGACTTTCTGTAAGGGTTGGATAATTGATATTTAGCCAGCAAGTTTAGTAGTAGTTTTTAAATAGGAAGGAGGATAATTGTGCTTTAATGGCCGAGTAAAGCTAAATGCAAAGTGGGTACCAAAATAATGTAATTCCTTAAAGATGAAGACTTTCTGTAAGGCTTGGATAATTGTGCTTTAACGGCTGAGCAAAGCTAATGCAAAGTGGGTGCCAAAATTAAGTAATTCCTTAAAGATGAAGACTTTCTGTAAGGGTTGGATAATTGATATTTAGCCAGAAAGTTTAGTAGTAGTTTTTAAATAGGAAGGAGGATAATTGTGCTTTAATGGCTGAGCAAAGCTAAAAGTGAATGGTAAAATTAAGTAATTCCTTAAAGACGAAGACTTTCTGTAAGGCttggaaaattgatatttagcCAGCAAGTGAAATTTGCCGTACATTATCGCCTTATTTACTCGTCTACAATTAACCTATAGTTTCCtaataatagaaagaaaataggTATGCGATTCTGACACTGAAAAATTGCGATTACACGTTAACTCTCCAGGTCGAAATCGCAAAACGGTAGTCTAAATATTCCACCCTTCTCCTTTGAAGCGAGCTAACGGGCACGAAAAGCGAAATCGTGTCTAGATCGTTAACGATGTCCACGGACCCGACATTCCTTCCTCCGCTTCTTCTAAGATCGTCGAACGCAGCGCGGCGCAGCGCTCATCAAAGCTGGCTGTGATGTGAACGCTCGCATCAGCATATCACAACCACTTTGCGAGCGATGCACGCGCCATTCTTCCTTCTCCCGATTGCCAGTCGCGCAAGGAGACGACCATCATCCCCCGTGACGTCTCCGTTTTCCGTCCAAGCTCTCTTACCACGCAGCAGAATGTCGTCGCGACGTCGCAAACGAACGGCGATCCAAATCGTCAAATATGGCTGTGATATGAAATCTAGAAAAGCAACACGCCACAACCAATTTGACGATTGGATCGCGTTCCTCTCTCCCTTCGCTAATATTTCCTCCTAGCTTTCCGCTCCACGGGTCGGGAGACGGAAATACATATGTTGGGGGTTGATGGTGGACAAgtgagagaaaagaaatatacaaccCTTCGATAGGGCAACAACGAAAGGGAACAAACTACGACGTCGTGAAGATAAATCCTGCTCGTTCCTCCGTTGGACGGATCTTCCCATTCGTGGGCGATTATCAATTAAGCGGGCACTAAGCGTCGACGATGGCCACGCTAACGTGGAAGCTTCCCCGACGATCGATTCTGCGGGCCAAGCTCATCAAAATGGCTGTGATATGACTCGAAACATTCCACAACCAATTTGATGTATCGGACCGCAAAAGGTATTTTCGTTTCGGCGGCCGTGTGTTTGCGCTCTCTCAACGACGCGTTTCGTCCTTCTCCTCTTCGTGCCGCGGCTCGTTTCCCCGTTTCAGAGGACACGTTTGGCTTCCCGGTCTCCGTGGTAATTATTTCCGTGTCCTTCCTTTTTCCGCGTTCGAGCTTCTCCGTCGAGGACGGACACAATTTTGCTCATCAAAGCTGGCTGTGATAGTCGATCTCTATGACAAACCAACTTTGATGGTAAAAGCATGTCCCGTGTCGAGGATCCCTCTCCGCTCTCCTTGTTCTTCGTAGAGTCCTGCGGTATCCTTGGAagttttcgtttcgtcgaatCGGTTTCCATACAATTCCGTACACCGATTGCGAGGGAGCGTTTTCCGTTGCACGCGATTTCCCTCTTAGCTCGCTAGCGAACGATGGAGCCGAACGAACGCCGGATGAAAGACAAGATAGTGAGACGCGATAGCGTGAGAACATCTCACTACCCATGTCTTTCAGACGGAATCCGTCGTAGCGAAACCCCGAGGTACGAGAATTCCCCTCGATACGCGAAGGAAGTATATCTTGGACGCGTTTTCGGCGGATACAGAGATGGgggaaaattttaatctagGCACCAGCTTCGAGCAGCGAATGGAAGCCGTGAATTGTTTGTAGGTTGCTTTgttgaattaatattagaattttaattgtagaatTAAGCTTCCTTATAGCGTCTTATAGCTTTATATGGTGGAATACGTGAAcattagtttaaaatactACAAGTTAAAAGGGTAATCGCAAACACGTCGAGCGTGTATAGGTGTCGACCCTTTGAATTCGGAAATTTGACCTGTTAACGCTAGCTTCACAGAGCAACTATCATTTTCACCTATTCCTATTATCTCAAAGTATCACAGAAACCGTTTATGCTTGTCTCCAACCATTCATGCTGATTCATATCCACATTAAAGAACAAGCATATATCCGAATGCTAATTTTTCCCAGAGCCTCCTAATTAACTTTTCTCCAATTCTTAACTCGACCTCATTTATTAAGACATTACTTTGGTAATAGAAATCTTATAAGAAATCTCTGCGAACCTAGCGCTAAAATTGAATCCGTCCAATTGTTTATATGTCTACGATACATCCCTTTGCTTGTCTTTGCTCCTTATCTGTTACTCGAGTAAAATTTCGCTCATCTCTGACCGTAGAGAGCCTGGTCGAATGGGATCAGGAATGCAACGCGCGAAAACGTAGTTTTCTCCTGCGTCGTGGTTCGCAGTGTTCGCGAGCACTTCCTACATACGTATTCGTTAATTAACAACCGACCTGAGGCTCGCGGGGGCATTAAAATCCCATTTGACCGCGTCGGTGGATCGCTTGATAGAATGTTAAATCGTGgcacgagaaagaaaaaaaaaaaggaaaaaaaaagaaaagaagggaAAACAAGGAAAGAGAGGAGGCGTCGAGCACGAACGGAGTCACTTCGATTCCATTCCGTGGCGTTCCTCGAAAAAACGGTTGCAACGCGATAAACGTCGCGAGGGAACGGGGGAGAAGAGATTACGATATCTCGCTGGGGGGTCGCAGCTATTCTACGGTTTCCGTGCGAAGGGGGCAGGTGCGTACGcggttacaaaataaaaaagaaacgaaaaggaagagCGAGAAAAGTGACGAAACTTACGGATACGCCCGTGTTGAGGGAGTCGACGTTCTTGCAGAGGGTTTCTAATACAGGACAAACTTTGGTCTCGATCGTTTCGTTGTCGAGGAGTCCCCTCTTCATTAGCGCCAGCACCGCCGTTTGGGCCGTCAGTCGTACCTGGAGAGAGGGAAAAGAGGATTCGTCAATTGGGACTTGTAATTGATGGGGTTGCGCTGCTTTCTCGTTGGGCACACGATTTACTTTGTAGAAAGGAGGGCTTACAGAAAATTGTGAGAAGATTCAAAGATTTCCCAAGATTCGAGAATCCTACCCACTagcagagatggacaaaacccTACTTATCATCAAAACTCTTCCATATTTTTGCGCAATCTCCTAAACCAGGGAACTGCTTCAAGACGAAGCTTTACTTCCTAGAAAGAGATGGACAGAACCCTAGGcttcaaataaatctgaagtttgccgatatgtttgactcgtttcctcttttgaacattttccaaagtaGGAAACGAGCcgaaacacatcggcaaacttcaaatttattcgaagcctagggttttacCCATCTCTCTCCGCTAGCAATCaaggatttaaaaaagaatttaaagaataaagttGGTCGATGCaactgaaattcaattaaaatttttgtttggtaCGAATGGGAGGAGGGCCCTTCAAAAGATTTTCTAGTTATTAATGAGTTAGTAATAGCTAGACTGCGGatcattatgcaaaataaaatcttcgcgaacgtgcatAGAAAagttgaacctaaataggaatttattttactctggaaatattataattggaactttacttttaatcttttttatattcttgcataatgtttgcattttgtaggttcttgcacatacaaattttctataaatgcataaagatccacagtctagtaataaccAAGGATCGTAATAGCCAATCTATCGTGAAACTAACGAAGCTAATTTGTATCATcggtagactgcggatctNNNNNNNNNNTTTGTAGGAactttcgcgaagattttattttccatagaGATCCGCAGCTTAATAAtgagttattattattattgcgaTTACCATTATTCTTACATGTAAACatagataatataataataataatgatagtaAACGCACATtgttaagaaatatataacactaaatatgaaatataataattagatgTTCCAAAATGCGCGCGCATCGTGAGTTCgcataatataattttattattctgcGAACTCATAACTGTAAACTCatacaaataatatgcaagaatataaaaaaagattaaaagtaaagttcatgttacaatatttgcagagtaaaataaattccgatttaggttcaatttttgtagacactttcgccaagattttattttgcataaagatccgcagtctaatcatcAGCAACTTTGCTGTTATTGGAAAGGGTGCGTTTGCAGGATGAAACGAGAAAGCAAGAAACTAGAGCTTTTCTGCGATCTCTGGCTGGGGTTCTTATAGGTCTAAAGTATTGAAAATTCACCTGATTATCCACGTCCtgcaagtattttattatcatgtCCAGGAGATGTTCGTGAAGAATGTCCCCGAAGAGGTGTGGAGCTTCTTGGCAGATGATCGCCACTTGTGAAAGTTGCTCCACCAGGTCCGACCGAACTTGGATGTCTGCAATCAAAAGGACATCGTTCGTCAGACAAAATTAAGATCGAAGCATAAATTAGATTTAACCATACAGGCGAAATGATCGTTGGAAATTTGCATCGGTTGGTTTACGGTTCCAACGTTATTTCGCGTAACGAGGATTCCTGCCATCGGGAATCGGTTAAGTCTACCCACGAGGTGAAAACGGTCCCTTCTAGGAGGAATCCGATCATTCCTTTGCAACTCACGATCGACGCTCGTCGGTCAGCCTAATCGTGCGACGAAAGCAGCGATTCTTAACCGTGCTAAATTCTTATGTAGAAGATTCTAGAATAGCCACgtgacaaataaaaaatgaacaccGGTCTATCAGTTATTTCTCGtatagaaaatcaaaattaggATTGATTAGATTGATTAGACGGAAGAGTAAAGATTTTACGCGATAAATAGGTATACAAAGATTGAACTGTTTAGTCGAATATGTGTGTATACATCCTTACATCCTCAGCTTCctaatttttcgattttaattacgtATTATAAATCCAAATCAAAGCGttgaaatatcgaataaagtCATCGAGGACTACTAAAATACACGATTAGATTATTCACGAATAGGATATCGCAGATTCTTCTCTAAATTTTGTTGTGAGCTTAGGTGAGCTTAAGCACCACTGGTCGAAAGCGAGGAAAACAGGGACGAGGTGGAGGGGGAGGGAGAGGTTTCTGCCGAGGTTTTCTCGACCTTGGCCGTTTTATTCTTGACCGCCGGTTCCCGTGGAAATACCTGAATGAAAAAGGGCGTCGCAAGCTGACGCCCCTGCTGATTAGGAAAACTCGCACCTTTCAACCACGGTCGGGCCTCGACGTCCATAAAGAACGAGAATTTCCCGTTGGTCATTAGCGAAACAACCCATCGGCCTGCTTAACCGAACAGGTGCAACGCGATCCTCGCCAAACGGTTTGAAACATAACCATTTCCTCCACGGCtcttataaatatgaatacgaaaataaaaggagCACTTGTAAATTGTTTCATAAGCGCAGCTAACTTGGACTTGAACACTTTCAATTTGTCGATATCAAATTAATACAATCTTAAATGAACTTTTACTAGgctaattttaaatgatcttTGATATTGTTTAACGCGACAGAAAATTAACGTCAGTGATACAGTATGTATCGCTCgtacttattattaaattctccaTACCAGTAGTGCTGCGATCAACCACCATCGTCGGCTACAGCAATGATGATTCCTTCATCGACAGCATCGGGCGACGACACAGTCATCAACCTGGACCGGATAACTTCCGTCACGAATTCAAATTCCAGTTCGATTGTCATCGCGCGAAGAGTATATTCCGCGGATTCGCGTTTCGACGCCGTCTGACTCGCGCGGAGCAATGAAATAGCGCGGGAAACCGTGAGCTGGGGAACACTGATTTCTACAGagatcagagatgggcaataTCTAGGCGAAAATGTCCTGGAATCACTTTTTACTCGTTGgagaacaatttaaaattaaattatggcgttttatatatatatatatatatatggagTTGCTTTAGAAATAATATCTCACCATTTAACTAGACTTATCGCCTGTCtagataaaatttgaattctatcTTAGcccaaacaataaaaaaaaaaaagaaaaaaaaattaataaaaattcagccCATCTCTGAAGACGATTAGGTCCAGATGGATTCCAGCACTTAAATTCGCGTTCAAACTTCAACAAGACACCCGCGGGAGCCAATCGTGTCGAGGATACACTGTACACACAATTTAGAAGCGCGGGAAGGATATTTTCCCGGCAGAGTCCTCAAGGATACCGAGCGAAAGGAGCACGTTACCAGCGGAGAGCGTGGGTGCGACTGAGCGCCGTCGATTTGTCGCGGGAAACGCATTTTCCTAGCAGCTGGGAGTGGGGGCAGGGTAATACTCCACTCCTGTTGGGCCCAAACgtcggagagagagagagagaggttcGTCCCTTTTCGGGTGTTTTCGCGCGCTACAGGCCCACGATCCGAGCACGTGCCTGTGCTTTTCCCTCCAAACCACCCGTTTCGCCAGGAACTTCCACAACCTCCCTCCGTAATCACCCCCGTGGCCCTTCTTCCCCCTACCACCGCCACCCTAACCGCGCACATGCCCTAAGCGGACATTCCGAGTTAGGAGATTCcttgctatttttattttcgttggaAAAACGAGGATTTTACAGGATATTTCATCATTCTCGTCTTGGTCGTTGCTTACAGTTTCTAAATATAGAGAGAAGGGGGAGTTTcggattttgttttcttaataATGTTGTCAGTATGGACATTATGGACTTTCAAAGATGGAAACATCCGCAGGACTTCATCAGAGTGGTCCCCTTTTCGAATTCAAACGTGTATGCATAGAGCTGAACATATTCCAAGTCTTTGAAATACCTATAAGAATTGTGTATTTCGTTAATGCTTCGTGTTGCAGAGGTTCGATTGGCCAGTCGTCTAAACAACGATatcgtttaattgtaatcttGTGCATCTTCGTttaagattaaaaaaagaaagaaatttatttaatttctgtttgacTAGAACACAAAATCCTAAGCCACCTTTCGGAGCCACCTAAGTCACCTTCCCTCCTTTATATGCAAGATTCAAAAACTTAACGACGAgttcaaagtttatttcacaCGCTAATCGTATACTTTTTGAGCCAACAATGCGGCATGGCGCAAAGAAATCGAGCCCAACGAGCGGTTCGTTTTCTCtgtcgccccccccccccccccttcccaTGCCGCAGCCCCCGTCCATTAATCACGCACGGGGTCTTATCTTCTTCTCCGCCTACTACATCCTTGCGCGCCTTCTGTCCCAGCCAACATCCCGCCAAAAATATCCCGCTGCGCTCCTTCAGGATTAAGCGTCGCCGATTATTTTCTCTGGGATTCTCTCGCTCTTTCTCCGTGTCTCCAGCAAAATTCCACCGAATACGATTCAACGAAACCTCGTTCTGAAACTGGGTGGGGAGGAGGGGGGAAGAGTCATTGGCGTGCACCATTTTGTACAGAACTCGGAGCATACCTtgagattaaatattaaaccttGAGTAAACCGTGGTCTTGAGATTACGAACTTGAAATGTAACGAGCAACGCGATGAATTTGTATAGAGACGTACTTTTATCAGCTTCGTGCGCAGAAGACGTATTTTAGATGTTTACGTAATAGAATATGTTCTTACAAATACGTAGGATGTTTTAACCATTTGCAGGGTCAGTCACCAgtaggtttcctttaggtttagtttctttggaactcgaagtgccaataaaataataatcgttgaagcaaaggtgacctgattttcaaatctcaaattagagatctcatttttaAAGTCGATgcaagcttagcattcgtgacaatagaatgctaagaaagcatctcgagttgctgacagataccagaaaaagaGGCCtcgagtccaaagggttaatatataATCTCGTAATGAATATAGGATCTAGTGATACGTATACAAGGTCAGAGTAGATTTTAGTCAGTCCCCTGCAGATGAGGACTCCACTTTCTGACCACCACCATCCATAGGATCACTATCCGCACTTATAAAGAGGATCATCTCcaatagaatatataatataaatttgttttacatgCTCATATCCAGATCCAGTCAAGACTTATTGCTCTACcatgtttaaccctttgcactcgaggcctttttttctggtatctaccagcaactcgagatgtttcttaacattctattgctaTGAGTTCTAAGGTCTTAGAATAAGGTCACTTTTACCTcgcgagctccaaagaaattgaacctaaaaacTTTgagtattgtagatttgctccg
The sequence above is drawn from the Hylaeus volcanicus isolate JK05 chromosome 2, UHH_iyHylVolc1.0_haploid, whole genome shotgun sequence genome and encodes:
- the LOC128884672 gene encoding serine/threonine-protein phosphatase 4 regulatory subunit 1-like isoform X1; this encodes MADTSYIEKEDLDDSDEAMETDKVDDNDVDDNRSTNTSGTDICNVGGSGDEGGGDEQLLQLQHYVSMDTTRQKIGRILLVEMFRTAVNNGTKINVNEIMQSLERIVKDPDIQVRSDLVEQLSQVAIICQEAPHLFGDILHEHLLDMIIKYLQDVDNQVRLTAQTAVLALMKRGLLDNETIETKVCPVLETLCKNVDSLNTGVSLMSKMAPLIGKELTEKIFLDTYITLCRDKEFYVRRICVTHFGELCAAVGKKAINRKLFPIFADMCQDTVWGIRKACVDVMMPVVCCTSLVHCRLVCAELLATHLIDESRWVRMSAFQILGPFISTFAKQFTEVTYNEHGELVFTSQQDSRFSIRYSYEGIFPMKCAIRSLTLDSEDLNSKENNNTSVILQQQAYEQNDDESEEDYISYMKALRLKIQKERSKNAELKETTDDTEKFSPFLYYYIAPDLPPDDELVEAAKKADAQKNMNRKTQHNAAQSDNASNDDICLTIEFPVVEFPAVKYPADGFPSDEYSADECSEEEQPANEPSKDELPTSEPCANNFQAAVNWNVEDIVPQHLIDSFLSMAEPEKGRDMSADLLHYCAFSFPAVVLTLGKENWPYLRHAYKSLVSANQYKVRSTLASSIHEIAAILGQELTATDLMPIYNAFIRDLDEVRIGVLKHLATFLKILKPDDACHYLPRLKEFLKTDNVWNWRFREELGTQLLEIVNLFGPADVERYMVPLSFELLIDKVAAVRHVALSLVTQIVAHLSDNERLVSALFQDLRYNLGVYAYKWIRRQTFAFVCAYLIASNAISGDRFSQEMLPNLLKLSTDKVPNVRLAVARTLSKYVAPMGPDWLGIEQAEEVAIRLREMRSDPDRDVRIFAGSDEIPVLEVTSQTEEEQCRNSS
- the LOC128884672 gene encoding serine/threonine-protein phosphatase 4 regulatory subunit 1-like isoform X2, which encodes METDKVDDNDVDDNRSTNTSGTDICNVGGSGDEGGGDEQLLQLQHYVSMDTTRQKIGRILLVEMFRTAVNNGTKINVNEIMQSLERIVKDPDIQVRSDLVEQLSQVAIICQEAPHLFGDILHEHLLDMIIKYLQDVDNQVRLTAQTAVLALMKRGLLDNETIETKVCPVLETLCKNVDSLNTGVSLMSKMAPLIGKELTEKIFLDTYITLCRDKEFYVRRICVTHFGELCAAVGKKAINRKLFPIFADMCQDTVWGIRKACVDVMMPVVCCTSLVHCRLVCAELLATHLIDESRWVRMSAFQILGPFISTFAKQFTEVTYNEHGELVFTSQQDSRFSIRYSYEGIFPMKCAIRSLTLDSEDLNSKENNNTSVILQQQAYEQNDDESEEDYISYMKALRLKIQKERSKNAELKETTDDTEKFSPFLYYYIAPDLPPDDELVEAAKKADAQKNMNRKTQHNAAQSDNASNDDICLTIEFPVVEFPAVKYPADGFPSDEYSADECSEEEQPANEPSKDELPTSEPCANNFQAAVNWNVEDIVPQHLIDSFLSMAEPEKGRDMSADLLHYCAFSFPAVVLTLGKENWPYLRHAYKSLVSANQYKVRSTLASSIHEIAAILGQELTATDLMPIYNAFIRDLDEVRIGVLKHLATFLKILKPDDACHYLPRLKEFLKTDNVWNWRFREELGTQLLEIVNLFGPADVERYMVPLSFELLIDKVAAVRHVALSLVTQIVAHLSDNERLVSALFQDLRYNLGVYAYKWIRRQTFAFVCAYLIASNAISGDRFSQEMLPNLLKLSTDKVPNVRLAVARTLSKYVAPMGPDWLGIEQAEEVAIRLREMRSDPDRDVRIFAGSDEIPVLEVTSQTEEEQCRNSS
- the LOC128884672 gene encoding serine/threonine-protein phosphatase 4 regulatory subunit 1-like isoform X3, encoding MFRTAVNNGTKINVNEIMQSLERIVKDPDIQVRSDLVEQLSQVAIICQEAPHLFGDILHEHLLDMIIKYLQDVDNQVRLTAQTAVLALMKRGLLDNETIETKVCPVLETLCKNVDSLNTGVSLMSKMAPLIGKELTEKIFLDTYITLCRDKEFYVRRICVTHFGELCAAVGKKAINRKLFPIFADMCQDTVWGIRKACVDVMMPVVCCTSLVHCRLVCAELLATHLIDESRWVRMSAFQILGPFISTFAKQFTEVTYNEHGELVFTSQQDSRFSIRYSYEGIFPMKCAIRSLTLDSEDLNSKENNNTSVILQQQAYEQNDDESEEDYISYMKALRLKIQKERSKNAELKETTDDTEKFSPFLYYYIAPDLPPDDELVEAAKKADAQKNMNRKTQHNAAQSDNASNDDICLTIEFPVVEFPAVKYPADGFPSDEYSADECSEEEQPANEPSKDELPTSEPCANNFQAAVNWNVEDIVPQHLIDSFLSMAEPEKGRDMSADLLHYCAFSFPAVVLTLGKENWPYLRHAYKSLVSANQYKVRSTLASSIHEIAAILGQELTATDLMPIYNAFIRDLDEVRIGVLKHLATFLKILKPDDACHYLPRLKEFLKTDNVWNWRFREELGTQLLEIVNLFGPADVERYMVPLSFELLIDKVAAVRHVALSLVTQIVAHLSDNERLVSALFQDLRYNLGVYAYKWIRRQTFAFVCAYLIASNAISGDRFSQEMLPNLLKLSTDKVPNVRLAVARTLSKYVAPMGPDWLGIEQAEEVAIRLREMRSDPDRDVRIFAGSDEIPVLEVTSQTEEEQCRNSS
- the LOC128884672 gene encoding serine/threonine-protein phosphatase 4 regulatory subunit 1-like isoform X4, coding for MADTSYIEKEDLDDSDEAMETDKVDDNDVDDNRSTNTSGTDICNVGGSGDEGGGDEQLLQLQHYVSMDTTRQKIGRILLVEMFRTAVNNGTKINVNEIMQSLERIVKDPDIQVRSDLVEQLSQVAIICQEAPHLFGDILHEHLLDMIIKYLQDVDNQVRLTAQTAVLALMKRGLLDNETIETKVCPVLETLCKNVDSLNTGVSLMSKMAPLIGKELTEKIFLDTYITLCRDKEFYVRRICVTHFGELCAAVGKKAINRKLFPIFADMCQDTVWGIRKACVDVMMPVVCCTSLVHCRLVCAELLATHLIDESRWVRMSAFQILGPFISTFAKQFTEVTYNEHGELVFTSQQDSRFSIRYSYEGIFPMKCAIRSLTLDSEDLNSKENNNTSVILQQQAYEQNDDESEEDYISYMKALRLKIQKERSKNAELKETTDDTEKFSPFLYYYIAPDLPPDDELVEAAKKADAQKNMNRKTQHNAAQSDNASNDDICLTIEFPVVEFPAVKYPADGFPSDEYSADECSEEEQPANEPSKDELPTSEPCANNFQAAVNWNVEDIVPQHLIDSFLSMAEPEKGRDMSADLLHYCAFSFPAVVLTLGKENWPYLRHAYKSLVSANQYKVRSTLASSIHEIAAILGQELTATDLMPIYNAFIRDLDEVRIGVLKHLATFLKILKPDDACHYLPRLKEFLKTDNVWNWRFREELGTQLLEIVNLFGPADVERYMVPLSFELLIDKVAAVR